From the genome of Hydrogenophilus thermoluteolus, one region includes:
- a CDS encoding response regulator has protein sequence METRFPTTPQPELLLVDDEVTNLQLLRQILAPHYRLRFARNGTEALQRVAESVPDLVVLDVMMPEMNGFEVARRIRSNPETRHLPILFCTALGDPIHETEGFTAGGVDYLTKPISPPVLLARVRTHLSLVARDELERTRLAIIQRLGRAAEYKDNETGRHVIRMSHFSRLIAEALGAPREWSEQLFAAAPMHDIGKIGIPDHILLKPGKLDADEWRVMRTHPEIGAAIIGEDPSSLLQMARRIALEHHEKWDGSGYPYGKQSETISIEARIVAVADVFDALTSARPYKPAWSIDRAVALLREESGRHFWPEAVTAFLDNLDAAQEIQNQWRDEVDVENPMEA, from the coding sequence ATGGAGACCCGCTTTCCCACAACCCCGCAACCCGAACTGCTCCTCGTTGACGACGAAGTCACGAATCTCCAACTCCTGCGTCAGATTCTGGCCCCCCACTATCGCCTCCGCTTTGCCCGAAACGGCACCGAAGCCCTGCAGCGCGTTGCCGAAAGCGTGCCCGATTTGGTCGTCTTGGACGTGATGATGCCGGAGATGAACGGATTCGAAGTGGCGCGACGCATTCGCTCGAACCCAGAAACCCGGCATCTTCCTATCCTCTTTTGCACCGCGCTGGGCGACCCGATCCACGAAACGGAAGGGTTTACCGCAGGTGGCGTCGACTACCTCACCAAACCGATTTCGCCGCCGGTGTTGCTTGCGCGCGTCCGCACCCACCTCAGCCTGGTGGCCCGTGACGAGCTGGAACGCACGCGGCTCGCCATCATTCAGCGGTTAGGGCGCGCCGCCGAATACAAAGACAACGAAACGGGGCGCCACGTGATCCGCATGAGCCACTTCAGCCGTCTGATCGCCGAAGCGCTCGGCGCCCCGCGCGAATGGAGCGAACAACTGTTTGCCGCAGCGCCGATGCACGACATCGGCAAGATCGGGATTCCAGACCATATCCTCCTCAAGCCGGGCAAACTGGATGCCGACGAATGGCGTGTGATGCGTACCCATCCCGAAATCGGCGCCGCGATCATCGGTGAAGACCCATCGAGCCTGCTGCAAATGGCGCGTCGCATCGCGCTCGAACACCACGAAAAATGGGACGGCAGCGGTTATCCCTACGGAAAACAAAGCGAAACGATCAGCATCGAAGCGCGCATCGTTGCCGTGGCCGACGTCTTCGACGCCCTGACGAGCGCCCGCCCCTACAAACCGGCGTGGTCGATCGACCGCGCAGTCGCCCTCCTGCGTGAGGAGAGCGGCCGCCACTTCTGGCCCGAAGCCGTGACGGCGTTTCTGGACAACCTAGACGCGGCACAGGAAATCCAAAACCAGTGGCGGGATGAGGTTGACGTCGAAAACCCCATGGAGGCGTAA